The Pelobates fuscus isolate aPelFus1 chromosome 2, aPelFus1.pri, whole genome shotgun sequence genome has a segment encoding these proteins:
- the PFN4 gene encoding profilin-4 translates to MNQIQNLLYDSLIRTSHVEGAVLIKIKEGLMCVSPPRFNVPPQQVQLIIDAFKNVAATRKEGIYFREKNYKCIRADKNSVYAKCDDDGIVLVKTKVHILLATYCKGMYPSVCVEATEKLGSYFRDKEM, encoded by the exons ATGAACCAGATACAAAATTTACTCTATGATTCTCTGATAAGAACTTCTCATGTAGAAGGTGCCGTTCTTATCAAAATAAAGGAGGGGCTAATGTGTGTGTCACCCCCACGTTTTAAC GTCCCACCTCAGCAAGTCCAGCTGATTATTGATGCTTTTAAAAATGTGGCTGCGACAAGAAAGGAAGGGATTTACTTTCGGGAGAAGAATTACAAATGCATTCGTGCTGATAAAAATTCTGTGTATGCAAAATGT gaCGATGACGGAATTGTGTTAGTGAAAACAAAAGTTCATATCCTACTTGCTACATACTGCAAAGGGATGTACCCCAGTGTCTGTGTAGAGGCCACTGAAAAACTTG gttcttATTTTCGAGATAAGGAAATGTAA
- the LOC134585439 gene encoding uncharacterized protein LOC134585439, protein MDFPNKPRPKSAPVITNAYVQNRREEECLYVKLNGMHCQHHADMMRWRQAVDNVVRKRQNLLLQRAITPQSTLERVMDEIQTFKKYRSTPKSAKVNLPLSTEVSGDLGSYSKWVSSSSSQNLHSVPSYDDEARCGGPNASCSTRSRTFPAMRGPQIKPHEIMSKIPETSERKVEKKQRPLSTLQRKPDSIESLTYKELGGIARLENISMRETERQKQIKLLEREQISKTHDTALQQKVDTFLKKFE, encoded by the coding sequence ATGGATTTCCCAAACAAGCCAAGGCCTAAATCTGCTCCAGTAATAACGAATGCTTACGTCCAAAACAGAAGAGAGGAGGAATGTCTGTACGTGAAGCTGAATGGCATGCATTGCCAGCACCATGCCGACATGATGCGTTGGAGGCAAGCTGTAGACAACGTGGTACGAAAACGTCAAAATCTGCTACTCCAAAGGGCTATTACCCCTCAATCAACACTGGAGCGTGTCATGGATGAAATACAAACTTTCAAGAAATACAGGAGCACCCCTAAGAGTGCAAAGGTCAATCTACCTCTAAGTACGGAGGTGAGTGGTGATCTGGGTTCATATTCAAAATGGGTTTCCTCTTCGTCTTCTCAGAATCTTCACAGTGTGCCAAGTTATGACGACGAAGCTAGATGTGGAGGACCCAATGCATCATGCTCTACTAGAAGTAGAACATTTCCTGCTATGCGTGGTCCACAAATAAAACCTCATGAAATCATGTCAAAAATTCCAGAAACCTCTGAAAGGAAGGTTGAGAAGAAACAAAGGCCTCTGTCAACACTGCAAAGGAAGCCCGACAGTATCGAATCCCTGACATACAAGGAGCTGGGTGGGATTGCTCGACTAGAGAATATTTCCATGAGGGAAACAGAGAGGCAGAAGCAAATAAAACTCTTGGAAAGGGAGCAAATAAGCAAAACACACGACACTGCTTTACAGCAGAAGGTtgacactttccttaaaaaatttgAGTAG